The Sphaerospermopsis torques-reginae ITEP-024 genome has a window encoding:
- a CDS encoding MgtC/SapB family protein, translating into MSAMFLAADDWIHIGFRLILALLVGCIIGLNRQKGGRPAGMRTFMLVSMGAALFVMIPLQAEGESSFAATNALSRTIQGVTTGIGFLGAGLILQESPRKSEVPKVRGLTTAACVWTAAGLGAAIGCGLWQMGLLGGFLTLITLSGMKRLNRFLRFLTGQNSQPIASQLNDPADDDD; encoded by the coding sequence ATGAGTGCAATGTTTTTGGCTGCCGATGATTGGATACATATAGGTTTTAGACTAATACTGGCTCTTTTAGTCGGTTGCATCATTGGATTGAACCGTCAGAAAGGTGGTAGACCAGCAGGGATGAGGACATTCATGTTAGTGAGTATGGGAGCAGCACTATTTGTGATGATTCCTTTGCAAGCTGAAGGTGAAAGTTCCTTCGCTGCGACTAATGCCCTAAGTCGTACCATTCAAGGTGTAACTACTGGTATAGGCTTTCTTGGTGCAGGATTAATTTTGCAAGAATCTCCTAGAAAATCTGAAGTGCCAAAAGTCCGGGGTTTGACTACAGCGGCCTGTGTTTGGACAGCAGCAGGATTAGGAGCAGCCATTGGTTGTGGTTTGTGGCAAATGGGATTATTGGGAGGATTTTTAACTTTAATTACTCTGAGTGGTATGAAGCGACTTAATCGTTTTTTGAGATTTTTAACTGGTCAAAATAGTCAACCAATTGCTTCACAGCTAAATGATCCTGCTGATGATGATGATTAA
- a CDS encoding phosphate/phosphite/phosphonate ABC transporter substrate-binding protein: MKLLIKIGVLAHRDIQNTLQTWQKTADYLTSELSEYHFTIVPLNFTQIEAAIEQNVVKFVITSPAIYVEFEALYGVNRLATLKHLRMGRAYTMFGGVIFCKADCDNIQNLTDLRGKNFVAVAENSFGGWRSAWREIVEAGINPYRDFQSLQFTNSHDAVIYAVGEGKADAGTISTNVFGTDGFRGKS, translated from the coding sequence ATGAAACTCCTGATTAAAATCGGTGTTTTAGCACATCGAGATATCCAGAATACTCTACAAACTTGGCAAAAAACAGCAGATTATCTTACCTCTGAACTATCTGAATATCACTTTACTATTGTTCCTCTAAATTTCACCCAGATTGAGGCTGCTATTGAACAGAATGTTGTGAAGTTTGTGATTACGAGTCCGGCTATATATGTGGAATTTGAAGCCCTTTATGGAGTAAATCGGCTGGCAACTTTAAAGCATTTGCGAATGGGACGAGCTTACACTATGTTTGGTGGGGTAATTTTCTGTAAGGCTGATTGTGATAATATTCAAAATCTTACAGATTTACGGGGTAAAAACTTTGTTGCTGTTGCGGAAAATTCTTTTGGAGGTTGGCGTTCAGCATGGCGAGAAATTGTAGAAGCAGGGATCAATCCTTACCGGGATTTTCAAAGTTTGCAATTTACGAATAGTCATGATGCAGTGATATATGCTGTTGGAGAAGGTAAGGCAGATGCGGGGACTATTTCTACAAATGTATTTGGAACAGATGGCTTTAGAGGGAAAAGTTGA
- a CDS encoding PAS domain-containing protein — protein sequence MRGLFLQMYLEQMALEGKVDLKNFKIINQQTQYGEKFPFALSTRLYPEWTFAVTQKTSSELAEQVAIALLKLPKDHPAAKAAESEGWTIPLNYQSIHECFQVLQVHPYKDFGKITSSFQLAVKGSNDGLWDWNLDTNEVLFSTRWKEMLGYTEAEIPNHFQEWKQRLHPDDSDRVLTTFRQYFEGQLATYEQEYRLQHRNGNYLWVLCRGTLLRDVWNKPYRMAGSHTDITRRKQAEAELRESELQLKTQTQNLQQALKELQQTQMQLIHSEKMSSLGQLVAGIAHEINNPVNFIYGNLNYLEEYVQGLLNIIQTFQQCYPQPVNAVQVAIGKFELGFVSDDLPQLLNSLRVGSERIRNIVHSLRNFSRLDEAEIKPVDIHEGIENTLLILQHRLKSKYHKSTIVINKEYGTLPLVDCSPGQLNQVFMNILSNAIDALEETITHQPNNFIPTITIRTNVIDNRWVLVYIADNGLGMGEDTKLRVFDPFFTTKPVGQGTGLGLSISYQIVVERHSGKLDLFSEPGKGTEFQIQLPLCRDLVI from the coding sequence ATGCGGGGACTATTTCTACAAATGTATTTGGAACAGATGGCTTTAGAGGGAAAAGTTGATTTAAAAAACTTCAAAATTATCAATCAGCAGACGCAGTATGGAGAAAAGTTTCCTTTTGCTTTAAGTACGCGATTATATCCTGAATGGACGTTTGCAGTTACTCAAAAAACTTCGAGTGAATTGGCTGAACAAGTGGCGATCGCCCTGCTAAAATTACCAAAGGATCATCCAGCAGCAAAAGCCGCAGAATCTGAAGGCTGGACAATTCCCCTCAATTATCAATCCATTCATGAGTGCTTTCAAGTTTTGCAAGTTCATCCTTATAAAGATTTTGGTAAAATAACTTCCAGTTTTCAACTAGCTGTTAAAGGATCAAATGATGGGCTGTGGGACTGGAATTTAGACACTAATGAAGTCTTATTTTCTACTCGCTGGAAAGAAATGTTAGGGTATACAGAAGCTGAAATCCCAAATCATTTTCAAGAATGGAAACAGCGGTTACATCCAGATGATAGCGATCGCGTTTTAACAACTTTTCGGCAATATTTTGAAGGGCAACTTGCCACCTACGAACAAGAATATCGTTTGCAACATCGCAATGGTAACTATCTCTGGGTACTTTGCCGAGGAACATTATTGCGAGATGTTTGGAACAAACCATACCGCATGGCAGGTTCTCACACTGATATCACCCGACGCAAACAAGCCGAGGCAGAATTACGAGAATCTGAATTACAGCTAAAAACCCAAACTCAGAATTTGCAACAAGCATTGAAAGAATTGCAACAAACACAAATGCAATTGATTCACAGTGAAAAAATGTCAAGTTTAGGGCAATTAGTAGCGGGAATTGCTCATGAAATTAATAATCCAGTAAATTTCATTTATGGCAATCTCAACTATTTAGAAGAATATGTTCAAGGCTTATTAAATATAATTCAAACTTTTCAACAATGCTATCCTCAACCTGTAAATGCAGTTCAAGTAGCAATAGGAAAATTTGAACTGGGATTTGTTAGTGACGACCTGCCACAATTACTCAATTCTCTGCGAGTAGGTAGCGAAAGAATTAGAAATATTGTCCATTCTCTCCGAAATTTCTCCCGTTTGGATGAAGCAGAAATTAAACCAGTTGATATTCATGAAGGCATTGAAAATACATTATTAATTTTGCAGCATCGGTTGAAATCAAAGTATCATAAATCTACAATTGTTATTAATAAAGAATATGGTACTTTACCACTAGTAGATTGTTCTCCAGGACAACTCAACCAGGTATTTATGAATATTTTGAGTAATGCCATAGATGCTTTAGAAGAAACTATTACTCATCAGCCAAATAATTTTATTCCTACCATTACTATTAGGACTAATGTGATAGATAATCGCTGGGTTTTGGTTTACATTGCAGATAATGGATTAGGTATGGGAGAAGATACGAAGCTACGAGTATTTGATCCCTTCTTTACAACCAAACCAGTGGGGCAAGGAACAGGACTAGGATTATCAATTAGCTATCAAATTGTGGTAGAACGACACAGTGGCAAACTTGATTTATTCTCAGAACCAGGAAAGGGAACAGAATTTCAGATTCAGCTTCCCCTTTGTCGAGACTTGGTGATATGA
- a CDS encoding HAD family hydrolase codes for MGETGFKLVIFDCDGVLVDSEPIINRIFAETLTEFGFPITHAEVTQKFIGKSLKTCLEIIEQSYQKPLPKNFIKICKEREFPALQQELQAVSGITELLEQITLPKCVASNSSHRHIQLVLKLTGLLHQFEGKIYSCYDVPRPKPFPDVYFHAAEQMNTNPEHCVVIEDSVPGVQAGCAAGMTVFGYAQHSYATALTAAGAKIVFNDMRQLSQLL; via the coding sequence ATGGGTGAAACTGGGTTCAAACTTGTAATTTTTGATTGTGATGGAGTGTTAGTTGATAGCGAACCAATTATCAATCGCATTTTTGCAGAAACGCTCACTGAATTTGGTTTTCCTATCACCCATGCAGAAGTGACTCAAAAATTTATAGGCAAGTCTTTGAAAACCTGTTTAGAAATTATTGAGCAATCCTACCAGAAACCATTGCCCAAAAACTTTATCAAAATTTGTAAGGAAAGAGAATTTCCTGCATTGCAGCAGGAATTACAGGCAGTTTCAGGCATTACCGAACTATTGGAACAAATTACATTACCAAAATGTGTGGCATCGAATAGCAGCCACCGTCATATTCAACTGGTTTTGAAATTAACAGGACTTCTACATCAATTTGAAGGAAAAATATATAGCTGTTATGATGTTCCGCGTCCTAAACCTTTTCCTGATGTGTATTTTCATGCAGCCGAGCAAATGAACACAAATCCAGAACATTGTGTTGTGATTGAAGATTCTGTACCAGGTGTGCAAGCCGGATGTGCGGCAGGAATGACTGTTTTTGGTTATGCCCAACATAGCTATGCTACCGCTCTTACTGCTGCTGGAGCGAAGATAGTTTTTAATGATATGCGGCAGCTTTCTCAATTGCTGTAG